The genome window ACAATCTGCACAACTGGGATATGGGTTCGAACAGATATTGTGCTACTGATTCGTTCATTGTGTAGCCCAAAGTAAGCCTTTGATTTgatctgggtctcagtttctccatctaaaGAGTGGGGCAATAACAGTGCTGATCTCTCGGTACTTCAATTGGGTAAGGCCACTCTTTAGATTTCTTAGAGTGGTGATGACCATTTGAAGCCTCTTTATACTTCTCACTTGGGGTCTCTTCTCATCACAACACATTTTCAAAGAGAGTAGGGTTCTGGGAACATTCTACATCTAAAACTCACATCTGCTCTCTCCTATCTTTAGTTGGTATTATGACAgagcatttcttgttttttttttttttttttaatgggtgtTCTCATATGTCAAAGCACTATAGAAGCTACCCGAGGATAGAACCCACCTCTTTTGCCCCTATTTATACCCCCTACATATACCACAGTCCAAAGGGTCCAAATACTTGTTGATTGATGAGACATGGGAATGTTGTGAAAAGAGACATGACTAGGAGACAGAACATGTAATTAGAATCCTAGCTCTACCCCTTGTGATGGGAGCTTGGGAAAGTAATTTCAGTTCTCTAAgactcaatttctttttcttgaaattttatgATCATAAGACATATCTCAGCCTCCTTTACAGGAGTCCTAAGGGATTAAATGTAAGAAAGAAGGTAAACATGTTTGGAAACTGAAGTGCCATTCATGTGTGAAGAACACTTTTGTAATAATAATCGCAACACCCACAGGATGGGGGCATTTGTTCTGTTCAGGAGGGGGTCCTGAACTGTTCATATTGCTCAGGAAAACACTATTTTAATCATCTTAGGAACACCTTACACGTCAAGGAATCAGAGCTGAAAGGATCCTTGAAGAAAGATAATCAAGTTCAGTTTCCTGATGTTACAGATagagaagctgaggctcagaaagggagGATATTCCCTCCAGGTTCTACAGGATAtcaaaactgggcaaaagatCTAGACCTTGACTTTGGGGTGCTGGCTCTTACCTGTCCAGTTCCTCATCCAAGGGTTGGTAGTTGACCTCATAGCACTCAATTCTCTTTAGAAAGTCTTCCAGAACCTTTTCACGGTCACAGTCTACATAATCGGGGCTGCCAAGTTTCACTTGCTGGGATCAGGGAGAACAGAGGTATCAAGGGAGAcattgtgagacagagtctctgatGGTTTTCTTTGGAAGGTTCTTAGAGACCACTGAGTACAAGATGCCTCAttataaagatgaggaaattgagacctGGAGAACACATCTTGCCTAAGTttacaaaaatcagccaattGAAAAGAAGCTGGTTGTGTGACTCCTCATTCCTAATCTCAAAGAAAGCCTGTTACATTATACTCAGTCGCAGAGCATACACTGCTTATAAAAGAAGAACATTTATAAGAGGACCAGAAATTGTGATGTGAGAAAAGGCTGAAGAAGTGGAACCAGAGATCTTGTCCAGGGGTCATTACGGCTTACATGTATCAAGTGTTTACCGGGAGATTATGACATGCTGTCTTTGGATTTCTGAAGACTGGCCTCTCCTAATTCACCAATACCCACTGTCTCCTCCCACAGTCCTCATCTGAGGTACTGGCACTATCACCTACCCCATCATCTGCTCCTAAATGGAACCTGGGAGTCATCCTAGATGTCTGTCTTTCTATCATCCCTCACCTCTTAGCAGGTACCAAATCCTCTCCACTCTATCATCTCCTCTAAATATCCATTCATTCTTCCTTGTGCTCACTATAGCTGTGTGCCCAATTACtttgtctatatattttttacttctaaTGTATTCACCATACTGGCAGCCAGAAGGGTATTTCTAATATGAATATCCGGCCAAAGTATTCTCCTGCTTAAAGCCCTTATACATTTTGTcataacttttagaaaaaaagtgtGAATTATTTTAGCAGGCAGCTCATGGCTTGTCATGATTGGGCCCCAAATTATTTCTTCAACCTTATCTCCCATGGCTCCCCTATTCCTCCACACATTTGACTTTAACCAATTTAAGCTACTTATAGTTCTCCGGAGATGCCATACTTAGTATATGCTTATATCCTTATTTTCCATTCTTCACGCACCAAATTCCTATGTGTTCTTCAAGGTCATTGGAAACTGAAGTGTCATTCATGTGTGAAGAACACTTTTGTAATAACAATCGCATATATCCTTATTCGTTTTAATTTTACCTCCATTAGGAAGGCTTCCCTGATTTCTGCCCCCATGCAAAGTTAGGCCCTCAACACTGTCTTCCCAAAGCTTCCTCTGTTCCCTCATATCACCTCAGTTCTCAGAGTTCTGTACATATACTTGCCAGTCTTCCTCACTAGAATATATGCTCAAGGGAAGGACTCTCCACTATCCATATGTATGTCTCTAATGCCCAGAACGGCCAAGTCCAGGTATATAGTCAATTTCTGTTgaattgatagatagatagatgggaggatgaagagggaagggaggaaatgaACATGCTGTATGCcccaaaaggttaaaaaaattaccaattaataaaaattacaaggAGGCAGATTCCAGCTTGACTGGACCGCATTCATTGAAAGCAATGGGCCCCTTATCATTGCaggtataaaaagaaaatctagatatACATTTAGGTAAGACTTCAAGTATCTGATGGAGGGTAGAAGAAAATTGCCCTTAAGGTCTCTTCTGTTCTTGAGCTCCAGTAATTTGATGAAGTGGGGAACAACAAAACGTGGTAAATGACCTAGTTCTAGACCACATGCCTAGAATCTAAGAGCAGTGGTAGTTCTGGTATGAATTTTGGGGTAGAATAAAAAATGTAGGCTTTTGAGGCAGACAGCCAAGCCTGAGGTCCAGTCCCACTTCTATCcctttctgtctgtatgaatcTTTGACAATTCATTTATCCTTttggaacctcagtttcctctctctAACATGGAAATAATCTGTAATATGCAgttttgttgtgaaaattaatgaCAGTCAAGTCTGGTATCTGGAGCTTAGAAAGGGCACTATATATGTTGGCTTCGTTAAAATTAATAGAGTCATTGTAGGCCAGGATGGTTACGGAATGCTTCCTACAAAAACTAGGAGGAGAAGATCAGGGAGGAATACTTTCTTTAATCTCATGGAGTTGCCTTAAGCATAATCTCACCTCTGCCTTAGGCATGATCTAAGCCTAAGGCAGAGCAAAGTGGAAAAGTAACTGGTGGTCCTTACCCTGATGTTTTCTGCAATTACGCCAGGGTCATTACAAATGGACTCAATGAAAAACAcctataaaagaaacagaaaagagactTCCAGCAGGAAATTATGTTTGATAGGAGCTGAACATAGCTTTACTCCTTTTCAATGGTTCTAAATCATCTCCAGGGGCATCTCTGACAACATAATGCTCTCATACAGTGGTACTTTCAGGCTTCTGAGTTTCATGAGGCAGACTGGCTCTAAACTGAATGACCCCAGATTGTTGTTTTATATCTTTACTGGGTTTAGGTCTTATATAAGCTTTTTGTAGTGACTCTCTCCACTCTTTCCCCATAGCCAGCCTGTCTGCAGTCATCTTCCATTGCCTAATATGGCACCCCTCCTTTCTTGTTCTGCTTTGCTGCTTCTGACTATATCCTGGAAAGTTAGAGAACCAAATTAAAATGTTGAGCTTATGGTTGTGGATTTGGCTTCTCTGAGTCCCCTGGTTTGCCTTTCTTTGGGGTTTGTGCTGGAGAAATAGGCTCTAAATAAGAGTTGGAGTGTTACCATACCTTGTAACCATGTTCTTTTGCAAACTGCAGGATCAGTGACCGCCGTTCTCTGGTAGTGTTGGTGGCATCAAAAACCTAGAGGCAGGTAATGAGATTGGATTACTCTGAATCTGGTGCTAACAGAACACCTACTCTTTGCCCATCCCTGTGCTAAGTGGAGGGCTTCCATATAGAGGTAAAACTTGAACAAGGTCTTGAAGGATAGGAGGGATTCATGATTGGCTTATGACAATTTCACAAGCACATATTGGGCCCTTGTGGTCTGTCCAGAAATGTATGCTACCCTGTGAGTGTAATAAGGCAAGAGGAAATTGTGGGTGTTTATTAGGGTCATTTCATAGGTGAGGTAACTGAGGCCTAGAAGAACTTGCCTTGACCAAAGTCACTGAGAGTTGCTGACAGAGCAGAGCTAGAACTGATTCTCTCAATTCCTAGCTGAAGCTTCTTCCTTCCTTATCACTTTAGAAGTCCTCAAGAACAAGAAACAATTCCCTAGCCTCAGTACCTGAGATTGGACCATTTGCATATTTGAGAATCTCCTCCCCTTTCAGAATTTGCAAATCCTAGCTAAACTATTGACTAGATATTTAGGTAAGTCTCTAGAACTCAAAACTGTTTGTACTGCAGTTTTAAATTCTAATATAGTCCTGCTGAATTATTGGGGGTGGACTGGTAGTGCACAGTGGTTAAGAGTGGGGATTCTGAAGCTATACAACTTGGATTCCATTTCTGGCCCTGCCAGGTATATGCTGTACCACCTTGGGAAATTATTTAATGTCTCTGTGAACCATTCTTCTGGGCTCTGAAATGGGGCATAATAACAATACCTATCTCAAGGGGGGagcataaaatgaaattattaatatatgcaaatactCAGAACAACAGTAAATGTTCAGTACATATTAGCTAATTCCCTTCCCAGTAGATACccaaggaaaaaataacaaatttcttTACCGCGACATGACCTTCTTCACGGCTGAGATAGTTGTGAACATCCTTCAGGGCTGCTAGGGCGCACTGCCTGAAATAgaccaggaaagaaaaagagacaaccCTTATCACCCAGGATGGATTCCTCTCTCATTGTCTGCAGTATCTTCTGTATCATCTCTCATGTCTTAGACTAACTTATGTGCCCTGTGCTTTAGGCACCGTGCTAAGCACAGAGGGGTCAAACAGTTGAAAGTGGCTGTATGTGCACAGCTTACACAGCTTAGGGGCAGGTATAAAGTGACACAATCAGGAAAAGCTGAGCAATGACAGAAGCCATAATATTAAGGCTTCCAACCCTTGAGCTAATGGAACTCAAGCTGAACTGTTTTATGAACCCAGGTAGAGCATGTGGTCtgtgaaataaaaggcattcctGGCATGGGTAACACACAGGCATGACAGTGGCAATGTATTTATGCTTTCAGCAAAAATCTCTTTAGTGATTACTCACTGCTGGGTTCTATATTGAGGGCATAAGGCCCAGGCTCTAGTCTGCCTTTACTCAGCGTCTTGCAGTGTAGACAGACCTTGAGGTTGAACTGATGAGACTACAGAAACTAGAGTAGGCCAAGCTATTGAGATTCTTGCCTCAAATGCTAAGCTGAGAAGTTTCTACTCTCTCCTGTCAGAAGTAGAAGACCATTAAAGGTTTTTGATAAGTGGATGGTTATGACCAGAAACAGGCTTTGGGCAGGATAATGGAAGGGCTGTTCCAACTACTGTTTGAGAGTCTAGAGGGCCACCTTTCTGGTCCAGATTATTCTGCCCTACTCCCCCAGTATCTGAACAAGGGCCTTTCAGCCACGGGACAGCACAGATTCCTAAAATATTGGGTACTTACTTCCTGATTTGCAGGGCCTCCATGTTGTCTGGAAGAAAGAATTCATAGTTCTTGTAGCTCACTGCCTCTCGTCGATACTGGCCTAAATTAAATACTGAAAGCAGGGAGCGCCAGTGAAGAGGTTGGGAAGATCCCAGTGGCCAAAAAATGTCCTTGCTGGGAGGGACCTCAGAGGTGGAAGAAGGTATAATTTGTAGctataaaattgcttttaaaacttcaaattatGGCTACCAGtttatttattcctcacaacagccctgcaAAGTAGAGATCACTAttaccattttataaatgaggaaactgaaagttCAGAGATAGGAAAAACTTGCACAATTATTTCCTATCTGTGGATatctgagattcaaacccaggtctatTTGGCAACATAGCTGATGGTCTTTCCATTATTCTACTTTATCATAAACACCAATCCTTAAAATGCCCTACTCCGGTggaaagatgaagaaatggagatctAGGGAGTAAAATTAATCACCAAGGGTCAAACAGTGAGTGAGCTGGTGACAGATATAGACTGGACCTCCTGACTTCTAGTccaaagttgttttatttttctatattatgaTGAAGATTCTAAATCTAAATCTCTAGGCCATACTTTCCCACTTACAATGATGAAAAActagagaggagggaaggaaaggaggagaaagaagataaGCAGCCAAAGAGttaatatttcattcattcatgtaacaaATACTTTTTGATTCCTACTCTGTGAAGCAGGATATGAGCTCTGGGTCTCAGGGATTAGCCCGATCTTCATGATGGGGCCCTTAAGGCACTCACGGTCCAACAGGTAAGACAGTGAGTAAACCAGTAAATGGAGAGCTCCCACAGAGTTTGTTAAATGCTCTGACAAAGACAATATGAAGCCATGGAAGAGagtgagagggaaggaaagactAATTGTACTTGGAATGATCTGAGAAGGTTTCACCATTTGAACAAGGCTTTTTAGGGTAGGCGCCTTTTACAGGCAGATATGGGCAGTGGGAGTCAGGAACAAAGGCATCCAGGTAGAGGAACAGTTTGAGCAAGAGTATGGCATTGGCAGAAGGAAGAGCACGTTTGGAGGATG of Macaca fascicularis isolate 582-1 chromosome X, T2T-MFA8v1.1 contains these proteins:
- the PFKFB1 gene encoding 6-phosphofructo-2-kinase/fructose-2,6-bisphosphatase 1 isoform X6, whose protein sequence is MSLAATPKMSPEMGELTQTRLQKIWIPHSSGSSRLHRRRGSSIPQFTNSPTMVIMVGLPARGKTYISTKLTRYLNWIGTPTKVFNLGQYRREAVSYKNYEFFLPDNMEALQIRKQCALAALKDVHNYLSREEGHVAVFDATNTTRERRSLILQFAKEHGYKVFFIESICNDPGVIAENIRQVKLGSPDYVDCDREKVLEDFLKRIECYEVNYQPLDEELDRHLQSMHQVPALNMESKEERAVPDLTECPVSWRRQ